The stretch of DNA GGCCCCATGGAGACACGGAATTTTTCGCTGGCCAGTGAAAGTTCATCTCCCGGCAAAAGTGCTCCCCTGACCACCCGCTGACCATTGACCTTCGTGCCATTTGTACTTCCCAGATCGCGGATGAACAGCAACCCGTCAGTCCGGACAATGAGACAATGCAGTTTGGAAATACTGCTTTTATCAATAAAGACATCGCACAGATCTTCCTGACGGCCGATCAGCGTAATGTCTCGCGTGATAGGAATTACAGGGCCACCTTTGAGTGGCGTCAATTCTGCCTTCATAAGCTCGTCTCGCTGTAAGGATGCACCCCACTTAATCTTGCCATTCGCCAGGAAGCGATGTCAATCTCCTCCATCGCAACCTCTCGATCTATCAGGAGAACGGTTGCCTGCCGTATGGGATGAATCAAAGGATCTTTCCGGAAACTCTGGAAAGGAGAACTGATGTCTTGTGGAAGACGATTCCACCGTATTGACTCATCATTCCTGCGGTGAAGGAGTTCGCTGAATATGATTCGAGCCTTCACACGGACTCTTTACCGGTATCTCCTCAGGAAAAACGGCAGAGCGGCTCTGCATAGAAGTGCTGTTGTCCAAATCACCTCCGCCTTAAGTTGGGAGTTCGTTCTCAGCCAACTGATTCTCGGCATCAGCCGGCAAGCCCGCCAGAACTGGCTGATCGATCGATCCCATCGAAGGCTGAACAGACAATGGTCGAAACGTGGGTTCAACCACACCGGAACTCATTTTTGGTACTGTCGCTAGAATCAAAAGACTCGCTCCCCGGGCTGCTGTGGAGACTGCGAAAACCCAAAGGTATGCCTCAATGGTGACATCCATCGATCGCAGCATGAACGTCCCGATCAAAGAGCCTGCCAGCAAAGCTGCATTATTCGCCACGTTGTAAATCGTGAGCGTTCCGGTACGTTCATGCTCCGGAATAGCCTCCAGAAACAGCAACGTCACTGCCAGTTCGTAAGCTGCCCAGGCCGTTCCAGCCAGGATCTGAACCAGCACCAGCCAGCCATAATTAAAGCTGACATCCCAGGCAGCCGCGAGAGGTGTAATGCAGATGGCACCAATCCATAAGAGTTGCTGGGCACCCACTTTTTTGGCCAGCCGCCCCCAGTATGGCAATGTTAAAAACTTGGCAACAAACGAAGTTCCAATCAATATCACATACTCAATGTACGTCAGCTTCAATCCGTTGAGCATGTAGGGCACAAAGAACGGCCCTGAGATACAGACCCCCACCTGCATACAGACCACAAACAACAACAGCCGCCCTGCCCTTCCCTGACCAAAACTCATGGCTCTTTGCATGAATGGCAGATCATCGACCAGTCGCACAGGCTGGGGTTCACTCTTGCGAGAGAGGCAGAATGCCGAAATCACCCGGCTGATCCCCGCGATCAGAAACAGCAGAACATAAGCTCTGGTCGGCGCTGCGGAGGATGTACCCGCCTGAAGGATAAACCCTCCAGCCAGAAATCCTGCCAGCGTCATCGCCTGGCTGAAGCGCGCCCGCTTCGCAAAAAAATGAGGACGTACAGACTTAGGAACGACGGCCCCCATCCAAGTGTTCCATGCCGGGCCGGTCGCCAGACTGGTGGCCCAGTAAACCGATGTAATGAAGAGTGCCTGCCACTGAGAAATCGCTCCGTACGTCGCCGCAACGATCAATGGAATGAAGCACGCGGCCTGAATCGAAGCATTGAGCATGACCCATAACTTGTTCGACTTCAGAATTCGAATCGCTGCTGGCGAAATCAGTTGCAGCACGCTCCCCAGAAATACGGGAACGCTCGCAATCAAGCCTGCAAAGACATCGCCCAGCCCAGCCGCCAGGACGAAAGCAGGAACATACGTCTCGCCGATTCCAACCATCACTCCGTAGGAAGCGCCATCACCCATACTCGCAGCCAGATCACGACGGACAGGCTGTCTGTCTGAAGAGACGTTCTCCACCGGGGACACAGGACGATTCGAGGTCGCGGCGATCATGTCGGCAGGCTTAGCCAAATCGTCGGGGAGGCATCGGTGAAAAACCGAATCGCAACTTTGGTGGAAACAGACCCCGACGCCACCAGACAGCGTTCTATCACATCCCCCGGAATCCGAAAAGTTACCCACACTGGCCAGATTTATGGCTGATGAATTTCCACAGGCAGAAAGCGACAAAAACCAAATCGACTTAAACACTGGTTGATGCGATCGATCCGTTCAGCCAGAACTTCGCCGGCCAGAACTCCACAAATGAGACTACCAATGACGAGGACCGCCACCTCTGAAACAGCGTGTGGCAGCCCCAGATCTTTCGCATCGACGTAGATCTCATCGACGCTGCAATACTCGCCAAACTTCTGTCCCGAATAATGAAATTCGGCTCCGCAAAAATCGGGGCTCCATTCGTAATCAAACGGACCGAAGACACGCCCGCGATGTCGAATCCAGATGCGATTATCGTCGATCATCAGTGCGTGTCGCTGGCTCATCGAACCACCCCGCCCTCGCAGACTTCATCAGTCTCTAATCACCCGTCAGTCTAACTTGATCCGCAGCTCGCGCTCAGGGACTTACCGGCTGGACCATCGTGATGCATGGCGACTGCAGCAGCGCCCTTGATCAACAGAAGCATCGCCTGCATTCAATCAACTCAAATGCTCCTGGTTGATTCGTACGAAATTGGGCTCAATCGAGGAAGTCCAGTTTGACAGCCACCAGTTTTTTGAAGTCACAGTGGTCGCGTTGACAGGGGACTCTCACTCGTCACTGCTGAAGCATCGCATGCTTTTCGAAGCGATCGCCCGAACTCAACTGACACTTTCGTACTGGCGATCAACATTCGTTGGATTGACGATCAGCCTCAAAGAACCTTTAACCCACTTTTTTGCTGGGGAATTCTTCAAATTGTACCAGCGAAACTGGCTGTCGGCGTGGGGATGGCAGGAGCAGGATGACCATAATGCCAATGCCCGCTAATCCCATGATCAGCCATTGCATCGGAGAGCTAATGCGACCTGACAGCAGGGTGAGCGTCACCATCAGCAGGACAACTCCCACAGCACCCAATTTTACCCTGAAACTTACGCCCCGGTCTCGCTCCCATTTTTGCAAAAGCGGCCCTGAAAAACGGTGCTGATGCAAGCGAAGGTACAGTTCGGGAGATGACCGGTAGAACAAGAAACTGGCCAGAATGAGAAAGGGAGTCGTCGGCAACACCGGTAGAAACACGCCTGCAATGGCTAAACCGATACAACTGACTCCACCCACCTGAAAAACAATTCTCCGTATCCCGGAAGCAACCACTATCGGATGCCTGATTTCTGCACAGATACCAACGACATCCTCAGCCTCGTTTTCTTCCTGATCCACCAGAAACGGGCGAATCTCCAATTCACTGCAGGATGTTCCGTCATCAGCAGGTGATGGTGAGCACAACGCAGTCGACATCCCGCTTTCGGCATTCTTGGGAACTGTCCACATGGGTGCTGCCTTCACACTGAAACTAGAAACTCGCGTCACAATTGATCTTAGAACCACGCTGCCATTTTTCACGATGCCCAAGTCGTGTCTATTGGCCGTGAGAAGTCACGGAAGAGCCCGAAATCACTTAAAAAATCATCTTTTTTGGGGGCCTTGAAACGTTGTGAGCCAGCCGAGGTTGCGAGTCAGCCACAACTCGAAGCCCACAATGGACTTTCCCATGGCGTAAAATGCAGACAATTCAACTGTAAAGGCTGATCCACAAAGTTTCTCTCGACCTGTCAGAAATTGAACTCCTGAGAATTATGGGCTGCAATTTGTGTTTTCAGCGATTTTCAGGTATCTCCCTGAGAGATCCCTGAGTTACAGATTTCCACCACTGTCGAAGTATTGCCAGAAACTTTTTCCGTATTCCGACGGGTCACAGCAAAAAAATCATAATAATTTCTCGATGACGGCCACGAGTCAGACTTGCTCATTGACCCAGCATGATTATAGTGACCGCGCCCGGAAGACCGAACTGTGATTGTGTATGGCTGGCGACCGACTTTGATGTTCTCTCGAAAATTCTCAATTTTCGGCCAACAGATGAGCCTTGACATCGACGGTCTGCTCGAATACCAGTGGCAGGAAATCTTCCGACCTGCGATACGATGATCAATTGTTATTAACATCACAATGTGACTCAAAACTCGTCAGATCGGACTTTGAGTCAATACAGGAACGACACCAATAGGATTGAGGTTCGTATTCATGAGCTTGGCAGTATTGGCAGTCTCGCCAGACACGTTGAATCCTCTGTTCGCAGCCTCGTGGACTTCGGAATTCGATCTTCCCTTCATCACCTCGCCCGTCTGCGCCCGCGATGAAGACGAGGATGAGGATGAAGACATTGATGACGAAGAAGACGATGAGGATGATGAATTCGACGATGAAGACGTCGATGACCTCGACGATGACGATCTCGATGACTTCGATGACGAAGAAGACTTCGATGACGAATACGATGACGATGATTTTGATGACGACGATGATGACGACGACGATGATGATGATGATCTCGACGACGACGATGATGACTACTAATCTTCGAAGTCTCAGCGAACGCTGTGACCTTCAATGAGATTGAACACAGCGCCGGAATGGTGTTCAGCCTGCTGAAGCTTTGCAGGCTGGGCTTCCCACAATTGATTGTGATCGCCTTAGGCCACTGCGAATCGATGGTTTTCGAGCTGGAATATTTCCCTCCCGCACTGTTTGAAATTAAGACTTGATGTTTTCTCAGGGAGAGTCTGCCGTTTTGCAGACTCTCCCTGAGTTTCTTATTTCACCTTCTTTGCTCTACTCGTTAATAGCTCATCTGGCATTTCATTCGCCTGTTGAGCAGAACTCATCCGGAAATCGAGATGTCCGAACTGAAATCACGCATTGACCAGGCCACTGCCAAAATCTCCCAGCTCTGGCAAGGTGAACCTGCCGTAGGCATGATTCTGGGAACTGGTCTGGGTGGTCTGGCGGAACAAATCGAGCAGGATATCGCTATTCCTTACAGCGACATTCCTCACTTCCCTACCTCGACAGTGAAATCTCATGCAGGTCGGCTGGTTTGCGGACGCCTGCGCGGCATTCCTGTCGTCGCCATGGAAGGTCGATTTCACTACTACGAAGGGTACTCTCTCGAACAAGTCACTTTTCCGGTGCGCGTCATGAAGGCCATGGGAGTGAAAACACTCCTTGTGACCAACGCTGCCGGCGGCATCAATCCGCAATTGGATCTCTCGGATGTGCTGATTATCGAAGATCACATCAATCTCATGCCCGAAAACCCCTTGCGTGGCCCTAACGATGAAGAGTTGGGCCCTCGTTTTCCTGACATGAGCCACCCCTATGATCGCCAGCACATGGAAGTCGCCCGCCAGGTGGCACTGGAACTTGGGATAAATTGCCCCAAAGGTGTGTTTGTCGCAGTCAGCGGCCCGAACCTGGAAACCCGTGCTGAATACCGCATGCTGAAGCTCATGGGAGCCGATGTCGTGGGGATGTCGACCGTTCCGGAAGTGCTCGTCGCAGTCCATGCGGGCTTACGTGTTCTCGGCTTCTCTGTCGTGACGGATCTCTGCCTACCTGATGCTCTGGAACCGGTGGAACTGAATAAAATTCTGGAAGTGGCTGCACTTGGCGGTGCCAAACTGGCCCGCCTCATCCCCGAGATTCTGCCACGCATCATCCTCTAGCCACAGCACCTCAGGAGACCTTTCGACATGATCCTCGATCTCTTTCGGCTGGATCACAAGGTCGCTTTGATCACAGGTGGTTCCAGAGGGTTGGGAGCGGCCATCTCTGTAGCGTTGGCAGAAGCTGGTGCAGATATCGTCTGTGTCTCAAGAACCTCACCCACACAGGCACATATTGAAAAAATCCTCTCTGTGGGCCGACGTTTCCACTTCCTCCCTTGTGATCTCAGTAATCAGGCAAACCGTACTGGTCTTGTAGAAAAAGCCAGATCCATTGCGGGATCAATCGATATCCTCGTCAACAACGCGGGTTTAACTGCCCGCTTTCCTCCCGATGAGTATCCTCTTACTCACCTGCAGACCATGCTGGCGGTTCATATTGAAGCCGCTTTCGATCTCGCCCAGCAGGTCGCCCAACCGATGATCCAGCGAGGCTCTGGAAAAATCATCAATATTGGTTCTGTAATGAGCCATCAGGGTGGCTGGCAGATCCCGGCTTATGCCATCGCCAAGCATGGGTTGGCCGGACTGACAAAATCACTCTGCAACTCCTGGGCAGCTCAAGGGATCAACGTCAACTGCATCTGTCCGGGCTATATGCTCACAGAACTCTCAGGCTCATTAGTCAACGATCCTGTTCGAGGCCCGCAGATTCTCAGCCGCATCCCTGCAGGGCGCTGGGCACAACCCGAGGAACTGGGTGGTTTGTGCGTTTTCCTGGCCTCCACTGCATCCAACTACATGCATGGCAGTATCATCGATATCGATGGCGGATGGCTGGCACGCTGAGCAGGCGGTTGATCTCGCAAAACAACCCTTGAGGATCAGGTCGATTCCACGTTGAGCTTCGGATCTACTCACAGAAGTTTTTTTCAGACACAGGCGCCCTTGATTGCGAAATCAAATCGAGAAGACCTCAGAATTGGAACCGAACTCTTCTCTGACTATGCTCAAGAGATGGTGAATACTTCTACCGAAGCTCGACTTAAAACCCCGAATCTTTATCTCAGGAGGGATACAAACTCATGTGGTCACCAAGAATTCTGCTCGCAACGACCGTATGCCTGATGACCTCATTTTCGACCGCCATTTGCCTGGCGGAGATCCGTTCGAAAGAGATCGAATATCAGGCTGGCACAGTGAAATCCAAAGGGACGATTTTCTGGAATGATGAGATTCAGGGACGCCGCCCGGGAGTGCTTGTCGTTCATGAATGGTGGGGGTTAGACGACTACGCCAAAAATCGCGCTCTAAAACTGGCAGAGGCAGGTTACGTAGCTTTTGCCTGCGACATGTATGGCGAAGGCAAGACCACGCAGCACCCCAAAGATGCCGGCACCATGGCAACCAGTGTACGTTCCAATCAACAGGAATGGCTGGCCCGCGCAAATGCTGCCCTGGATGTCTTGAAGAAAGACGAGCATGTGAATCCGGAGCATCTGGTGGCGATTGGCTACTGTTTTGGAGGATCGACGGTTCTTCAACTCGCTTTAAAAGGTAGCGATCTTGATGCCGTTATCTCCTATCACGGTGCACTCCCCAAAGTCACGCCTGAAGAAGCCGGCCAGGTCAAGGCGAAAGTTCTGGTCTTTCACGGAGCCGATGACGCTTTTATTCCAAAAGAAGTCGTCGAGCAGTTCCAGACTTCATTCAAAGGCCCCGGCAATCAACTCACGTTTGTTTCCTTCCCGGGAGTACGCCATAGCTTCACGGTCCCTGATGCCGGTAAACATGGTATCGAGGGGATGAAGTACGATGAACAGGCCGACAAAACTTCCTGGCAGGCGACGCTCGATCTGTTGAGCAAACTGAGCAAGTAATTGACGACACTGATTCACAATGCTTTCCTGAAAGTGAATATCAGACTCCTCGATCACCAGAAGATAAAAGGCCCGGAAGTTCGTAGTAACTTCCTGGCCTGCTTTATTCAGTCAATAGTCATTTGATCAGCCAGTCACATCCTGAAGAACCGATTCTGTCACATAGATGGGTAAAAATGGTTGATAATGCACGGCCAATGCGATGGCATCACTGGGCCTGCTATCAATCTCAATCAGTTCCCCCTGTTGGCGAATACGAATAGATGCATAATAAGTGTGATCCTCCAGATGATTGATCACCACATCCTGCACTTCAGCTCCCAATTGCTCGGCAATATTCTTCAGCAGATCATGAGTGAGTGGCCTGGGTGGCACATCACCGCGCACACGCCGGTCGATGCTGGTCGCTTCAAAAAGGCCTATCAGAATCGGGAAGGCTCGCGAGCCATCGACTTCCTTCAGATAAATGACCTGCTGATCATTGATCTCGCTGATGATGATCCGCACAAGTTCCATCTGGACAAGCACAGCCTTCTCCCTCACTCAAACATCTGCCATTCGCTTCGGCATTATATTCTCACAGGATCCCTGCCAAAAACAACCTTGCCCGGTCAGCAAATGAAATTGCTAACCGGGCAAGCGATGAATCATGGCTTTTCTGACAGTCTCAAAGCTGTCAGATTGTCTCTAGTGACCTGCAAGCATGTCGGACATCTGCTTCGCCAACTCCGGGCCCACGGTCTGGACGATTTCACGGGCTTTGCTCAGAGCAGTTTCAGCATCGCTATAGGTTGTCAGGAAGCTCAGTGCAGCCGCCACTGCCACTGCAGATGACGAACCACCACTGGAAGCGCTGACTGTGGGTTTACGCCCGGGCTTGGCTCCAGTCTTCTTCTTGGCAACCTTCTTGGTTCGCTTTGGTACTGGCTTGCCATCGGCAGCCAACATCGACTTACGAACCTGACCAATGGCGGCAGCAGGATTGCTACCCCATTCCCAACCGTCGTACTGCGACTCAATGCTACTCTTCACCTGAGCGTTGGTGGCCTTTTCCGGCCCACCCAAGGCAATGATGGTTTCCCGATAGAGAGCAGACTTATTGATCGAACTGTCAAACTTTGCCTTAGCCATGAGAATCTCCTGAGAAGCAACTGCTCACATTTTTTGCGAGTCAGCACTAGAACATAATGACTGGAAATATCCCCCAGAATGCTGCCACAACCTGCGGGAACCTGATCACAACTCAGCAACTTCATGAAACACTATCAAGAGTGCTGGTATTGTCATTTACTATAGTGCAGCCCAATCGTTCATTTTGCAAGCCTATCTGGCTACTGAATGACTAGCCAATTGCTTTTAGAGGATTTTCCGGTTTATCTAACGACTACTTGCTGCTGCCAATCAACAAAATCCGACTTAACCAACTGAATCGAGCCCTTTGTTCCCAATTAAGTACTACGACTACAAAAACACTTGAATAAACTATAGACACACAGACTTACTGTTCACAATTACCCTGCTGGTAATAAGCGTGGAAGAGTTTGACTCTTCCCGTCGCTGTCAAGCATTCAACCGAAGTTCTTAGCAGTCTGACCCGGCTTCACTCCCCTTATCAGGGAAACAAAGGTCTGATATTTACACTAAGCAGATCAGGTGTTGTTTTGGCAGACTTTACCAGTAAGCCTTCGCCATCAAAACGTGCGGCATAGCCAGTCACCTTAGGATAGATTGGGTGTGCCAGTTTCTCAACAGCCCATTTTCAGGTGGAGAACTTCATAGCACGAGAGGGTCATGTACAGCTTGGCAGATACAGACACTGCTTGGGAAGAAACCCATCACCATCTCAGGAGACAGGTTCCCCATGTTAACCCGGCTCCAAAACCGCAGATCAACAGCAGCTCACCCCGCTGCAGGCGGCCATTGGCAATCACTTCAGCCAGGGCGATAGGTATTGATCCAGCCGAAGTGTTTCCGTACTTATCAAGATTGTTATAAATACGATCCTGCTGGATCCCTAGATCCTCAGCAACATGGTTGATGATGCGCAGGTTGGCCTGATGGAGAATAAACATGGAAACCTGCTCGATGGAAACCTGAGCTTGTTCCAGTGTCACAAGGATACTGTTACAGACTGCCTTCACGGCCCATTTGAAAACATTCCTGCCGTCCATCTGCAGATAGGTTTTCCCTTCACGAAGATCAGACTCCGTGAAGGGGTGGAGTGTCCCGCCAGCAGGACGATCCAGAAGACTCGCCCCGGAGCCATCCGAACCTAGCTGATACCGCACCAGACCTTGCTTCTCATCGCCTCGGCCCAGTACGACAGCACCAGCGCCATCTCCAAACAACGGTGCCACCTTAGGATCCCGCGGATTGACAATGCGGCTGTTGCAATCCCCGCCAATCACAAGAGCTCGCCGACTATTTCCAGTAACAATAAACTGAGCTGCCGTTGCTAACGCATAAGTAAATCCTGAACAGGCCGCCGCCAGATCCATGGCTGGAGCTTCAATACCCAGATGGGCCTGCACGAGATTGGCTGTCGATGGGCAGAGATGATCAGGTGTGAAAGTCCCAATAACGACCAGATCTACTTCCTCGGCAGTGACCCCCGCATCGGCCATTGCCCGCTGTGCGGCCATAATGCACAAGTGGCTGGTGGCCTGCCCTTCAGCCACATAACGCCGGGCGAGAATTCCAGTTCGCTGTTCAATCCACTCTGGATCAATGCCACAGCGTTCCTGAAGCTCGGCATTGGTCACTACCTGATCTGGAACATACCCACCTATACCCAGGATCTGAAAACCCAAAAGCTGCGATGTCCGCGTCGGCCATTGAGGGTCAGCAGTTCTCATCGGCTTCTTCACAACTTCGCCGCTGGGTGCTGGTTCACCATGGGATACTGACTGGATATGACCATTGGTTATCTGAGAACTCTGGCCAGTCTCTAATGAAGATGTGACTCCAGATGATGTCGATTCGACAATTTTTTCTATCACTTGAGCCTCTTCGGCAATTCGGTGCGTCTCTGCCATTTGCAGAAGATCCAGCGGCAGACCTTCGGGCATCATCGACTCTCGAATCTTTTGTCCGATCGATGCATCATGCATATCGAGAATCCAGAACACTCGAATCATCGGTTACAGAGTCAACACCCGTTGCCAGACAAATGTTTCTGTGTTTTCGACGATCTGTGTTAACCAATATGAAAATCTTAACTCCGTAGCATGCTACCGCTTACGCACTTTGAATTCTAGCCAACATGTCTTGACCTGATAGACTTCCCGACGAATTTCCACGGGTCCACCAATTGCCTTTTTCGCTGTAGGAAACTCATGTCCAGCCATCGCATTGCCCTGAAGGGCCCATGGGACTATCTGTGGACCAGTTTGACGAAAAACCAGCAATTTCAAGGCTCTGCAAAGATGCCTGTCGAATATACCTGCCTGCATGGAAACGAAGCTGGTGAAGTGCAGTATTCCCGAAGCTTCCATTATCCCCGGATCCAATCACAGCCCTCGATTCAACAAGACTCCCCCAATGCTCCAGCCGCCAGCTTAGTGTTTGTCGAGTTCTCTGGAATGCGCGGAACGGGGAGCGTTGAATTCAATTCCGAACTTGTCGGCACTTTCGACGAAACGAGTGAACAGCATTCATTCCTGCTCCCTCAGCCACAGAACATTTTCTCGAAGCTTAGAGTGTTCATTTCCGTCAACGAAGAACTGCTGACTCAGAAACTTCCCGCCGGGCTCTTCAGCTCTGTTTATCTGCGAATCGAAGAATGACCTTCCTCTCTACCGCGAGATGTCGAGATATTCGATAGCAATGATCTCTATTGCCCACCTGATCCATCGCAAGCAATCACTCGACTCAGCACAGTCTCATGCAGCACGGCGTGGAGCAGCAGCCTGATAGGCAATCTCGAATAGCGAAGGAATTTCAACTGAGCTTGATCGACGAGCTTTTATTCTCGCTCCAAATCGATAAACCACGAGTGGCTCCAGCTCAAGTTCGCCGGCAGTCGTGTCCTCCATCTCAATACGGGGCACATGATCAAACGGCGGTGAAAATACCAAATGAAAGAGAGACTCCCTCGCTCCCTCCTCAAACTCAATCCGCAGGTGCCCTTCTTGAACTTCGCGATCATCGTACACGAAGCGAACAAGGTGACTCACAGAATCGTCTGGAGCAGTCAATTCTTCGTCAATTTCTGGCAGATCATCCTCTCCGGAATTTGACCAGAGACTTCCGACAAGGCTTCTCTCGATTTCATTCAGATGAGCATCGGCTGGCGGATGAGTCTCACAAGTGGCCAGAGCCAATTGTTTCTCAAACCCCGGCGCAAGACTTTGATTAACGACCTCTGATGAAACCGGTGCAGACTTCGCAAGCAGGTCTTTAACCAGATTCATGTTTGCATCGTGAACAGAAGAAACCAGCGACTGACAGAGAAAAGAAATCAGCATCAGCCCTGCCAACACACCGGCAAAAAAGGGTGAGCCCGAACTGATGGCGAAGCTCAACCAGCAGACCGCGTTGAAACCACCAGCCACAACCAGCAACCAACTTTGATTTGCGACTTCTGAGTCAATACGCCGGGTGATGGTCAGCACCAGCCAGATCAGCAGGCATATTCCGGCCAGAAGCGAAGCGACAACCGGTAATCGATCAGCAGATATCGCAAAGATGCTGACACTGATTATCGTACTTAATGCTGCAAGAAAGACCTGCATGACAGGCCTAGATCGATGCATCAATTGAAACAGGCCATCCATGGCAACTATTCCAGCATTCACTTTTAAACAGAAAACCCCGGCTTTGTTCGCACAAGGCCGGGGTGATGATCTATTCATTAAGCAATATGGCCGACTGGCGGCAAGGTCGACCCCAGCCCAGCCTGCTCTCGGAGTTTCAAGGCTTTATCTGTGGCTTCCCAGGTAAAGCCCGGTTCATTACGACCAAAGTGGCCACCAGCGGCTGTTCGCTGATAGATCGGTTGACGCAGTTGCAACGACTCAATGATTCCCAGCGGAGTCATCTTGAAGTTTTCGCGAACCAGCTCGGCAATTTTGTCTTCAGCAATCAGGGCTGTGCCGTTAGTGTTGATTCGCACGCTGACAGGATCGGCTACACCAATCGCGTAAGCCAGTTGCAACTCACATTCCTTAGCCAAACCAGCCGCCACAATATTCTTGGCAATGTAGCGAGCCATGTAAGCGGCAGAGCGATCTACCTTCGTGGGATCCTTGCCACTGAAGGCTCCACCACCATGACGACCCCAACCACCGTAGGTATCGACGATAATCTTGCGGCCTGTCAGCCCAGAATCACCATGTGGCCCACCGATCACAAATCGACCTGTCGGATTAATGTGGTATTTGGTGGATGGCTTCAGCAGGGATGTCGGGACAGATTTCCCGATCACAGCCGAACGCACAAACTCAGAAATCTCATCTTGCGAAACATGTTCGGCATGTTGTGTCGAAACCACAATTGCCGAGATCCCGACCGCATTGTTCTTGGCATCGTACTCGACAGTGACCTGACTCTTGCTGTCTGGCCTTAACCAGTTGACCTCACCTTTCTGGCGAGCTTCGGTCAAGCGATTGATAATGCGGTGAGAGAGTGCAATCGGCAGAGGCATGAGTTCTGGTGTCTGATCACAGGCATACCCGAACATCAACCCCTGATCGCCGGCACCATCGCGATCCACACCCATTGCAATATCTGCGCTCTGGCTGTGCAGCTTGACCAGCACTTCGCAGGTCGCAGCATTAAAGCCAATGTCGTCACTGGTGTATCCGATCTGCCGAATGGCTTCGCGGGCAACCTTTTCGTAATCAACCTGAGCATTGGCAGTGATTTCACCAGCCAGGCACACAAAATCCGTTGTACATAACGTTTCACAAGCAACACGAGCTCGAGGATCCTGGGCTAACAAGGCATCCAGGACCGCATCCGAAACCTGGTCAGACACCTTATCAGGATGCCCCATACTGACTGAT from Planctopirus ephydatiae encodes:
- the metK gene encoding methionine adenosyltransferase — translated: MSTFLFTSESVSMGHPDKVSDQVSDAVLDALLAQDPRARVACETLCTTDFVCLAGEITANAQVDYEKVAREAIRQIGYTSDDIGFNAATCEVLVKLHSQSADIAMGVDRDGAGDQGLMFGYACDQTPELMPLPIALSHRIINRLTEARQKGEVNWLRPDSKSQVTVEYDAKNNAVGISAIVVSTQHAEHVSQDEISEFVRSAVIGKSVPTSLLKPSTKYHINPTGRFVIGGPHGDSGLTGRKIIVDTYGGWGRHGGGAFSGKDPTKVDRSAAYMARYIAKNIVAAGLAKECELQLAYAIGVADPVSVRINTNGTALIAEDKIAELVRENFKMTPLGIIESLQLRQPIYQRTAAGGHFGRNEPGFTWEATDKALKLREQAGLGSTLPPVGHIA